One Ignavibacteriota bacterium DNA segment encodes these proteins:
- a CDS encoding response regulator transcription factor: MSTAPDPKRILVVDDERDIVELIRYNLTKEGYEVATAYNGKEALAQAGNGTALVILDLMMPVLDGFATCKKLKTTPGTAGIPVIFLTASSREVDEVEGLELGADDYIQKPISPRKLVARVKAVLRRREQSGDDANEPPTIHQGRLTIDRRSYSVRIGERDVFFPRKEFEILALLAAHPGKVFTREMLLNTIWGSQVIVVDRTVDVHIRKVREKLGDDADVIETIKGVGYRFKA, from the coding sequence ATGAGCACGGCCCCGGACCCAAAGCGGATTCTCGTCGTCGACGATGAGCGGGACATCGTTGAGTTGATCCGGTATAACCTCACCAAAGAAGGGTATGAGGTTGCGACGGCCTACAACGGGAAGGAAGCTCTTGCCCAGGCAGGGAACGGCACCGCGTTGGTGATCCTGGACCTGATGATGCCCGTGCTGGACGGCTTTGCCACGTGCAAGAAGCTCAAGACCACGCCCGGGACCGCCGGCATTCCGGTGATCTTTCTCACGGCGAGTTCGCGCGAGGTGGACGAAGTGGAAGGGCTCGAGCTCGGAGCCGACGACTACATCCAGAAGCCCATCAGTCCGCGGAAACTCGTTGCCCGCGTGAAGGCGGTATTGCGCCGGCGCGAACAGAGCGGCGACGATGCGAATGAGCCCCCGACGATCCACCAGGGCCGCCTGACCATCGACCGGAGGAGTTACAGCGTCCGCATCGGGGAACGTGATGTGTTCTTTCCCCGTAAAGAGTTCGAGATACTGGCGCTGCTTGCCGCACACCCGGGGAAGGTCTTCACGCGCGAGATGCTCCTGAATACGATCTGGGGGAGCCAGGTGATCGTGGTCGACCGGACGGTGGACGTGCACATCCGGAAGGTCCGCGAGAAATTGGGCGATGATGCCGACGTGATCGAAACGATCAAGGGCGTCGGCTATCGCTTCAAAGCCTGA
- a CDS encoding HAMP domain-containing protein, which produces MRLRSRIAVTYISLTVAGVVLVSLISSWQIRQFITTRSTGTLAAQAELFGRQMELGLLPCDGRASTDSILSMSAAAIGVRLTVIDHDGRVVFDSVVPRDSLRFLENHAFRPEVQAARAHRTGSDRRVSHTNGNEYVYVARRLAMPGADVLDGGVLRLALPVADMRALDGQVQTMVWIIGFIVVVIVAVVSMHVAGRITRPIQHIARTAAAITQGDLNARIVETGGDEIASLAAGINEMARTLGADLERQRKLERVRTEFLGNVSHELRTPIFSIQGYLETLMDGAVDDPAVNREFLGKAHTHAERLNALLNDLIEISRIESGEMKMSFRWFALNQFLDAVEEDMRPLAERKQISLTTEYPAVPDLRVWGDRDRLKQVMVNLIENAVKYTEPGGKIRVGVALEKDQAKISVTDSGIGIPGEHHQRIFERFYRVDKDRSRDVGGTGLGLAIVKHIVEAHGGTIGVTSEPARGSVFTFSVKR; this is translated from the coding sequence ATGAGACTCCGCTCCCGAATCGCCGTTACCTACATATCCCTTACCGTTGCAGGTGTCGTCCTCGTCAGTCTCATCTCCTCCTGGCAGATCCGCCAATTCATCACCACACGAAGCACCGGGACCCTTGCGGCCCAGGCCGAGCTGTTCGGACGGCAGATGGAGCTGGGACTGCTGCCCTGTGACGGCCGGGCTTCGACGGATTCGATCCTGTCGATGTCGGCGGCTGCCATCGGGGTGCGCCTGACCGTGATAGATCACGACGGCAGGGTGGTATTCGATTCTGTCGTGCCGCGCGACTCGCTCCGCTTCCTGGAGAACCATGCCTTCCGGCCTGAGGTGCAGGCGGCGCGCGCGCACAGGACGGGTTCGGACCGGAGGGTCAGCCATACCAACGGGAACGAATATGTCTACGTGGCGCGCCGGCTCGCCATGCCGGGGGCAGATGTTCTCGATGGCGGCGTCCTGCGCCTGGCGCTTCCGGTGGCCGATATGCGGGCCCTGGATGGCCAGGTACAGACCATGGTATGGATCATCGGGTTCATCGTCGTGGTGATCGTTGCCGTTGTGAGCATGCATGTTGCCGGGAGGATCACGCGGCCCATCCAGCATATCGCGCGAACGGCCGCCGCGATCACGCAGGGGGACCTGAATGCGCGCATTGTGGAAACGGGGGGTGATGAGATCGCGTCACTCGCCGCGGGCATCAATGAAATGGCCCGGACTCTGGGAGCGGACCTGGAGCGACAGCGGAAGCTCGAGCGCGTGCGCACGGAATTCCTCGGCAACGTTTCGCATGAACTGCGCACACCCATCTTCTCGATCCAGGGATACCTGGAAACGCTGATGGATGGGGCCGTCGACGATCCCGCGGTGAACCGCGAATTCCTCGGGAAGGCCCACACGCATGCTGAACGGTTGAACGCGCTCCTGAATGATCTGATCGAGATCTCCCGGATCGAATCCGGCGAAATGAAGATGAGCTTCCGCTGGTTCGCGCTGAACCAGTTCCTTGACGCCGTGGAAGAGGACATGCGGCCGCTGGCGGAGAGGAAACAGATCTCGCTGACCACGGAATACCCCGCAGTGCCCGATCTCAGGGTCTGGGGCGATCGCGACCGCTTGAAGCAGGTGATGGTGAACCTGATCGAGAACGCGGTGAAGTATACGGAGCCCGGCGGGAAGATCCGTGTCGGGGTCGCGCTCGAAAAGGACCAGGCGAAGATCTCGGTGACCGATTCGGGGATCGGCATCCCCGGGGAGCATCACCAGAGGATCTTCGAGCGGTTCTACAGGGTGGATAAGGACCGGTCGCGGGATGTGGGAGGGACGGGCCTTGGCCTTGCGATCGTGAAGCATATCGTCGAGGCACACGGAGGAACGATCGGTGTGACCAGCGAGCCTGCAAGAGGAAGTGTATTCACATTCTCGGTGAAACGATGA